Proteins from a single region of Megachile rotundata isolate GNS110a chromosome 7, iyMegRotu1, whole genome shotgun sequence:
- the EMC1 gene encoding ER membrane protein complex subunit 1 isoform X1, protein MALFIWSFRGNINRFLTDVQILQYLIVLFGLFNLSLCLYEDQVGKFDWKQNYVGKIKFASFDTVSAAKKIIVATEENVIAALNFKSGQILWRRVLEKGCAGHIRALGGVTDGDLVSVSGGVPAIVRAWDLATGHILHEWPIAEQSPERIKDVKWNIKDGTLHHILPIYNSGVEVTSYDSKTGDKLKTRRVSAPFITEETECVLAAPYLVCLKGDSSLAVLFLVHLFDTNSQPKSVTINTVFGAGAQGPYHLEAVLGEEPVVSITADDNQRKRILLVGEVPVPVQRDIVGDAMLYVVSVDNEKVLLETTYKNGMTEIAATELLTSKSLPNLSVSLTHNSLLSPAIVASVCPRQATGVTCRHLLASEDHSVSLLKHNKLIWSREEALASIVAVEIIELPMSDRDQEIETEFDQKESIDVDSSWDVLSMIFRRISSQFKQAKAFFQSILNFTPQQSNQRTDLVRDKFGLHKMIVLVTSPGKLYGIETRKGEIIWNLRVPNIQGFAKKSNAMTLYVQRGSRHFPHPPQCALLAEDKKTSEGIIYVFNPITGQSLDGLIKLGYRIKQSMLLHATTDDFLRSILIFDTRDKAHVYPESATSIAASVGKNTYIFTTDPTTGVLSGFSLSYSTAQELIAHKVWELLLSPKNQRITHVVSKNPIERVHSQGRVLNDRSVLYKYINPNLVAIVTEGIGYTHKNTLNLYLLDVVSGAMIFSIMHKRVRGPVHVVHSENWIVYSYFNEKSRRTEIASLELYEGKIQSNTTVFSSLATTKLPIVERQAFIFPAAIESMQETITEKGITSKHIIVALANGGILELPWMMVDPRRPINPEVREEGVIPYMPEIPIHMDTIINYNQSVFRVSGIHTSPSGLESTCLVFVHGLDLFYTRVAPSKTFDVLKEDFDYYLIVIVLVALVISSYVTKKLASQKAQKQAWK, encoded by the exons ATGGCTTTGTTCATATGGAGTTTTAGAGGGAATATCAATCGGTTTTTAACTGATGTTCAAATATTACAATACCTCATCGTGCTATTTGgattatttaatttatctttATGTCTCTATGAAGatcaagttggaaaatttgactg GAAACAGAATTACGttggtaaaattaaatttgccaGTTTTGACACTGTTTCGGCCGCAAAAAAAATTATTGTTGCTACCGAAGAAAACGTTATTGCTGCGCTAAATTTTAAGTCAG gaCAAATATTATGGAGACGTGTATTAGAAAAAGGATGTGCAGGCCACATTCGTGCGCTAGGTGGAGTCACAGATGGAGATCTTGTTTCTGTCAGCGGAGGAGTACCAGCTATTGTGCGTGCATGGGATTTAGCTACTGGACACATACTTCACGAATGGCCAATAGCTGAGCAAAGTCCTGAAAG AATCAAAGATGTAAAATGGAATATAAAAGATGGAACATTGCATCATATTTTACCAATTTATAATAGTGGTGTTGAAGTAACATCTTACGACAGTAAAACAGGAGACAAGCTAAAAACTCGAAGAGTTTCCGCACCATTTATAACTGAAGAAACGGA GTGTGTGTTAGCAGCTCCATATTTAGTATGCTTAAAAGGAGATAGTTCATTAGCTGTACTGTTTTTAGTACATTTATTTGATACGAATTCTCAACCAAAATCAGTTACCATAAACACAGTATTTGGTGCTGGTGCACAAGGACCATATCATTTGGAAGCAGTACTTGGTGAGGAACCTGTTGTATCAATTACTGCAGATGATAATCAGAGGAAACGAATTCTTCTGGTTGGAGAAGTACCTGTTCCTGTACAAAGAGATATTGTGGGGGATGCTATGCTTTATGTTGTGTCAGTTGATAATGAAAAAGTACTACTAGAAACGACTTACAAAAATGGA ATGACAGAAATTGCTGCCACAGAACTCTTAACGTCAAAATCGTTGCCAAATCTGTCTGTTAGTCTAACACATAATTCTTTATTATCACCAGCAATTGTGGCATCAGTTTGTCCGCGGCAAGCGACAGGTGTGACCTGCCGTCATTTATTAGCTTCAGAAGATCATAGTGTGTCACTTttaaaacataataaattaatatggtCTAGAGAAGAAGCTCTTGCTAGTATTGTAGCTGTGGAAATAATAGAGTTACCTATGTCAGATAGGGATCAAGAAATTGAAACAGAATTTGATCAGAAAGAGA GTATTGATGTAGACAGTTCAT GGGATGTGCTGAGTATGATATTTAGAAGAATCAGTTCTCAATTTAAACAAGCAAAGGCATTTTTCCAGTCAATATTGAACTTCACCCCACAGCAGTCCAATCAACGTACTGATTTGGTACGAGATAAATTTGGATTACACAAAATGATTGTTTTGGTTACATCGCCAGGAAAG TTATATGGTATTGAAACTAGAAAAGGTGAAATTATTTGGAATCTTAGAGTACCAAATATTCAAGGCTTTGCTAAAAAATCTAATGCAATGACTTTATACGTGCAACGTGGTAGCAGACATTTTCCGCACCCGCCTCAGTGTGCATTACTAGCAGAAGATAAG aaaacGTCAGAAGGGATTATATACGTATTTAATCCAATTACTGGCCAATCTCTTGATGGTTTGATAAAATTAGGATATAGAATAAAACAATCCATGTTACTACATGCGACAACAGATGATTTCCTGCGAAGCATTCTGATTTTTGATACGCGAGATAAAGCTCACGTGTATCCTGAAAGTGCAACTTCAATTGCTGCATCAGTTggtaaaaatacatatatatttacaacTGATCCAACAACCGGAGTATTATCAGGATTTTCACTTTCATATAGCACAGCTCAG GAACTTATTGCGCATAAAGTATGGGAGTTGCTACTTTCACCAAAAAACCAAAGAATAACACACGTTGTGTCAAAAAATCCAATAGAACGTGTTCATTCCCAGGGTAGAGTTCTAAATGATAGATCAGTTttatataagtatattaatccTAACTTAGTGGCTATAGTAACAGAGGGTATAGGATACACTCATAAAA ATACGCTTAATCTGTATTTACTGGATGTAGTATCTGGAGCAATGATATTTTCAATTATGCACAAAAGAGTTCGCGGTCCAGTTCATGTTGTGCATTCAGAAAATTGGATAGTCTATAGTTACTTTAATGAGAAAAGCCGAAGGACAGAAATTGCTAGTTTAGAACTTTATGAAGGGAAAATACAAAGTAACACCACAG TGTTCTCATCTTTAGCTACAACTAAATTGCCGATCGTGGAAAGGCAGGCTTTCATATTCCCCGCTGCGATCGAATCAATGCAGGAAACGATTACAGAAAAGGGTATCACAAGCAAACATATTATAG TGGCCCTAGCCAATGGCGGAATATTAGAATTACCGTGGATGATGGTCGATCCACGGCGGCCTATTAATCCAGAAGTGCGCGAAGAAGGCGTAATACCATATATGCCTGAAATACCTATTCATATGGATACaataatcaattataatcaaaGCGTGTTTAGGGTATCAGGTATCCATACTAGTCCTAGTGGCCTTGAAAGTACTTGCTTAGTTTTTGTACATGGTCTCG ACTTGTTCTACACTCGTGTGGCACCGTCTAAAACATTCGATGTTTTAAAAGAAGATTTTGATTATTAtctcattgtgatagtattggTAGCGCTTGTAATTTCTTCATATGTAACAAAGAAACTAGCATCCCAGAAAGCGCAAAAGCAAGCATGGAAATGA
- the EMC1 gene encoding ER membrane protein complex subunit 1 isoform X2, protein MALFIWSFRGNINRFLTDVQILQYLIVLFGLFNLSLCLYEDQVGKFDWKQNYVGKIKFASFDTVSAAKKIIVATEENVIAALNFKSGQILWRRVLEKGCAGHIRALGGVTDGDLVSVSGGVPAIVRAWDLATGHILHEWPIAEQSPERIKDVKWNIKDGTLHHILPIYNSGVEVTSYDSKTGDKLKTRRVSAPFITEETECVLAAPYLVCLKGDSSLAVLFLVHLFDTNSQPKSVTINTVFGAGAQGPYHLEAVLGEEPVVSITADDNQRKRILLVGEVPVPVQRDIVGDAMLYVVSVDNEKVLLETTYKNGMTEIAATELLTSKSLPNLSVSLTHNSLLSPAIVASVCPRQATGVTCRHLLASEDHSVSLLKHNKLIWSREEALASIVAVEIIELPMSDRDQEIETEFDQKERDVLSMIFRRISSQFKQAKAFFQSILNFTPQQSNQRTDLVRDKFGLHKMIVLVTSPGKLYGIETRKGEIIWNLRVPNIQGFAKKSNAMTLYVQRGSRHFPHPPQCALLAEDKKTSEGIIYVFNPITGQSLDGLIKLGYRIKQSMLLHATTDDFLRSILIFDTRDKAHVYPESATSIAASVGKNTYIFTTDPTTGVLSGFSLSYSTAQELIAHKVWELLLSPKNQRITHVVSKNPIERVHSQGRVLNDRSVLYKYINPNLVAIVTEGIGYTHKNTLNLYLLDVVSGAMIFSIMHKRVRGPVHVVHSENWIVYSYFNEKSRRTEIASLELYEGKIQSNTTVFSSLATTKLPIVERQAFIFPAAIESMQETITEKGITSKHIIVALANGGILELPWMMVDPRRPINPEVREEGVIPYMPEIPIHMDTIINYNQSVFRVSGIHTSPSGLESTCLVFVHGLDLFYTRVAPSKTFDVLKEDFDYYLIVIVLVALVISSYVTKKLASQKAQKQAWK, encoded by the exons ATGGCTTTGTTCATATGGAGTTTTAGAGGGAATATCAATCGGTTTTTAACTGATGTTCAAATATTACAATACCTCATCGTGCTATTTGgattatttaatttatctttATGTCTCTATGAAGatcaagttggaaaatttgactg GAAACAGAATTACGttggtaaaattaaatttgccaGTTTTGACACTGTTTCGGCCGCAAAAAAAATTATTGTTGCTACCGAAGAAAACGTTATTGCTGCGCTAAATTTTAAGTCAG gaCAAATATTATGGAGACGTGTATTAGAAAAAGGATGTGCAGGCCACATTCGTGCGCTAGGTGGAGTCACAGATGGAGATCTTGTTTCTGTCAGCGGAGGAGTACCAGCTATTGTGCGTGCATGGGATTTAGCTACTGGACACATACTTCACGAATGGCCAATAGCTGAGCAAAGTCCTGAAAG AATCAAAGATGTAAAATGGAATATAAAAGATGGAACATTGCATCATATTTTACCAATTTATAATAGTGGTGTTGAAGTAACATCTTACGACAGTAAAACAGGAGACAAGCTAAAAACTCGAAGAGTTTCCGCACCATTTATAACTGAAGAAACGGA GTGTGTGTTAGCAGCTCCATATTTAGTATGCTTAAAAGGAGATAGTTCATTAGCTGTACTGTTTTTAGTACATTTATTTGATACGAATTCTCAACCAAAATCAGTTACCATAAACACAGTATTTGGTGCTGGTGCACAAGGACCATATCATTTGGAAGCAGTACTTGGTGAGGAACCTGTTGTATCAATTACTGCAGATGATAATCAGAGGAAACGAATTCTTCTGGTTGGAGAAGTACCTGTTCCTGTACAAAGAGATATTGTGGGGGATGCTATGCTTTATGTTGTGTCAGTTGATAATGAAAAAGTACTACTAGAAACGACTTACAAAAATGGA ATGACAGAAATTGCTGCCACAGAACTCTTAACGTCAAAATCGTTGCCAAATCTGTCTGTTAGTCTAACACATAATTCTTTATTATCACCAGCAATTGTGGCATCAGTTTGTCCGCGGCAAGCGACAGGTGTGACCTGCCGTCATTTATTAGCTTCAGAAGATCATAGTGTGTCACTTttaaaacataataaattaatatggtCTAGAGAAGAAGCTCTTGCTAGTATTGTAGCTGTGGAAATAATAGAGTTACCTATGTCAGATAGGGATCAAGAAATTGAAACAGAATTTGATCAGAAAGAGA GGGATGTGCTGAGTATGATATTTAGAAGAATCAGTTCTCAATTTAAACAAGCAAAGGCATTTTTCCAGTCAATATTGAACTTCACCCCACAGCAGTCCAATCAACGTACTGATTTGGTACGAGATAAATTTGGATTACACAAAATGATTGTTTTGGTTACATCGCCAGGAAAG TTATATGGTATTGAAACTAGAAAAGGTGAAATTATTTGGAATCTTAGAGTACCAAATATTCAAGGCTTTGCTAAAAAATCTAATGCAATGACTTTATACGTGCAACGTGGTAGCAGACATTTTCCGCACCCGCCTCAGTGTGCATTACTAGCAGAAGATAAG aaaacGTCAGAAGGGATTATATACGTATTTAATCCAATTACTGGCCAATCTCTTGATGGTTTGATAAAATTAGGATATAGAATAAAACAATCCATGTTACTACATGCGACAACAGATGATTTCCTGCGAAGCATTCTGATTTTTGATACGCGAGATAAAGCTCACGTGTATCCTGAAAGTGCAACTTCAATTGCTGCATCAGTTggtaaaaatacatatatatttacaacTGATCCAACAACCGGAGTATTATCAGGATTTTCACTTTCATATAGCACAGCTCAG GAACTTATTGCGCATAAAGTATGGGAGTTGCTACTTTCACCAAAAAACCAAAGAATAACACACGTTGTGTCAAAAAATCCAATAGAACGTGTTCATTCCCAGGGTAGAGTTCTAAATGATAGATCAGTTttatataagtatattaatccTAACTTAGTGGCTATAGTAACAGAGGGTATAGGATACACTCATAAAA ATACGCTTAATCTGTATTTACTGGATGTAGTATCTGGAGCAATGATATTTTCAATTATGCACAAAAGAGTTCGCGGTCCAGTTCATGTTGTGCATTCAGAAAATTGGATAGTCTATAGTTACTTTAATGAGAAAAGCCGAAGGACAGAAATTGCTAGTTTAGAACTTTATGAAGGGAAAATACAAAGTAACACCACAG TGTTCTCATCTTTAGCTACAACTAAATTGCCGATCGTGGAAAGGCAGGCTTTCATATTCCCCGCTGCGATCGAATCAATGCAGGAAACGATTACAGAAAAGGGTATCACAAGCAAACATATTATAG TGGCCCTAGCCAATGGCGGAATATTAGAATTACCGTGGATGATGGTCGATCCACGGCGGCCTATTAATCCAGAAGTGCGCGAAGAAGGCGTAATACCATATATGCCTGAAATACCTATTCATATGGATACaataatcaattataatcaaaGCGTGTTTAGGGTATCAGGTATCCATACTAGTCCTAGTGGCCTTGAAAGTACTTGCTTAGTTTTTGTACATGGTCTCG ACTTGTTCTACACTCGTGTGGCACCGTCTAAAACATTCGATGTTTTAAAAGAAGATTTTGATTATTAtctcattgtgatagtattggTAGCGCTTGTAATTTCTTCATATGTAACAAAGAAACTAGCATCCCAGAAAGCGCAAAAGCAAGCATGGAAATGA
- the EMC1 gene encoding ER membrane protein complex subunit 1 isoform X3, producing the protein MFKYYNTSSCYLDYLIYLYVSMKIKLENLTGQILWRRVLEKGCAGHIRALGGVTDGDLVSVSGGVPAIVRAWDLATGHILHEWPIAEQSPERIKDVKWNIKDGTLHHILPIYNSGVEVTSYDSKTGDKLKTRRVSAPFITEETECVLAAPYLVCLKGDSSLAVLFLVHLFDTNSQPKSVTINTVFGAGAQGPYHLEAVLGEEPVVSITADDNQRKRILLVGEVPVPVQRDIVGDAMLYVVSVDNEKVLLETTYKNGMTEIAATELLTSKSLPNLSVSLTHNSLLSPAIVASVCPRQATGVTCRHLLASEDHSVSLLKHNKLIWSREEALASIVAVEIIELPMSDRDQEIETEFDQKESIDVDSSWDVLSMIFRRISSQFKQAKAFFQSILNFTPQQSNQRTDLVRDKFGLHKMIVLVTSPGKLYGIETRKGEIIWNLRVPNIQGFAKKSNAMTLYVQRGSRHFPHPPQCALLAEDKKTSEGIIYVFNPITGQSLDGLIKLGYRIKQSMLLHATTDDFLRSILIFDTRDKAHVYPESATSIAASVGKNTYIFTTDPTTGVLSGFSLSYSTAQELIAHKVWELLLSPKNQRITHVVSKNPIERVHSQGRVLNDRSVLYKYINPNLVAIVTEGIGYTHKNTLNLYLLDVVSGAMIFSIMHKRVRGPVHVVHSENWIVYSYFNEKSRRTEIASLELYEGKIQSNTTVFSSLATTKLPIVERQAFIFPAAIESMQETITEKGITSKHIIVALANGGILELPWMMVDPRRPINPEVREEGVIPYMPEIPIHMDTIINYNQSVFRVSGIHTSPSGLESTCLVFVHGLDLFYTRVAPSKTFDVLKEDFDYYLIVIVLVALVISSYVTKKLASQKAQKQAWK; encoded by the exons ATGTTCAAATATTACAATACCTCATCGTGCTATTTGgattatttaatttatctttATGTCTCTATGAAGatcaagttggaaaatttgactg gaCAAATATTATGGAGACGTGTATTAGAAAAAGGATGTGCAGGCCACATTCGTGCGCTAGGTGGAGTCACAGATGGAGATCTTGTTTCTGTCAGCGGAGGAGTACCAGCTATTGTGCGTGCATGGGATTTAGCTACTGGACACATACTTCACGAATGGCCAATAGCTGAGCAAAGTCCTGAAAG AATCAAAGATGTAAAATGGAATATAAAAGATGGAACATTGCATCATATTTTACCAATTTATAATAGTGGTGTTGAAGTAACATCTTACGACAGTAAAACAGGAGACAAGCTAAAAACTCGAAGAGTTTCCGCACCATTTATAACTGAAGAAACGGA GTGTGTGTTAGCAGCTCCATATTTAGTATGCTTAAAAGGAGATAGTTCATTAGCTGTACTGTTTTTAGTACATTTATTTGATACGAATTCTCAACCAAAATCAGTTACCATAAACACAGTATTTGGTGCTGGTGCACAAGGACCATATCATTTGGAAGCAGTACTTGGTGAGGAACCTGTTGTATCAATTACTGCAGATGATAATCAGAGGAAACGAATTCTTCTGGTTGGAGAAGTACCTGTTCCTGTACAAAGAGATATTGTGGGGGATGCTATGCTTTATGTTGTGTCAGTTGATAATGAAAAAGTACTACTAGAAACGACTTACAAAAATGGA ATGACAGAAATTGCTGCCACAGAACTCTTAACGTCAAAATCGTTGCCAAATCTGTCTGTTAGTCTAACACATAATTCTTTATTATCACCAGCAATTGTGGCATCAGTTTGTCCGCGGCAAGCGACAGGTGTGACCTGCCGTCATTTATTAGCTTCAGAAGATCATAGTGTGTCACTTttaaaacataataaattaatatggtCTAGAGAAGAAGCTCTTGCTAGTATTGTAGCTGTGGAAATAATAGAGTTACCTATGTCAGATAGGGATCAAGAAATTGAAACAGAATTTGATCAGAAAGAGA GTATTGATGTAGACAGTTCAT GGGATGTGCTGAGTATGATATTTAGAAGAATCAGTTCTCAATTTAAACAAGCAAAGGCATTTTTCCAGTCAATATTGAACTTCACCCCACAGCAGTCCAATCAACGTACTGATTTGGTACGAGATAAATTTGGATTACACAAAATGATTGTTTTGGTTACATCGCCAGGAAAG TTATATGGTATTGAAACTAGAAAAGGTGAAATTATTTGGAATCTTAGAGTACCAAATATTCAAGGCTTTGCTAAAAAATCTAATGCAATGACTTTATACGTGCAACGTGGTAGCAGACATTTTCCGCACCCGCCTCAGTGTGCATTACTAGCAGAAGATAAG aaaacGTCAGAAGGGATTATATACGTATTTAATCCAATTACTGGCCAATCTCTTGATGGTTTGATAAAATTAGGATATAGAATAAAACAATCCATGTTACTACATGCGACAACAGATGATTTCCTGCGAAGCATTCTGATTTTTGATACGCGAGATAAAGCTCACGTGTATCCTGAAAGTGCAACTTCAATTGCTGCATCAGTTggtaaaaatacatatatatttacaacTGATCCAACAACCGGAGTATTATCAGGATTTTCACTTTCATATAGCACAGCTCAG GAACTTATTGCGCATAAAGTATGGGAGTTGCTACTTTCACCAAAAAACCAAAGAATAACACACGTTGTGTCAAAAAATCCAATAGAACGTGTTCATTCCCAGGGTAGAGTTCTAAATGATAGATCAGTTttatataagtatattaatccTAACTTAGTGGCTATAGTAACAGAGGGTATAGGATACACTCATAAAA ATACGCTTAATCTGTATTTACTGGATGTAGTATCTGGAGCAATGATATTTTCAATTATGCACAAAAGAGTTCGCGGTCCAGTTCATGTTGTGCATTCAGAAAATTGGATAGTCTATAGTTACTTTAATGAGAAAAGCCGAAGGACAGAAATTGCTAGTTTAGAACTTTATGAAGGGAAAATACAAAGTAACACCACAG TGTTCTCATCTTTAGCTACAACTAAATTGCCGATCGTGGAAAGGCAGGCTTTCATATTCCCCGCTGCGATCGAATCAATGCAGGAAACGATTACAGAAAAGGGTATCACAAGCAAACATATTATAG TGGCCCTAGCCAATGGCGGAATATTAGAATTACCGTGGATGATGGTCGATCCACGGCGGCCTATTAATCCAGAAGTGCGCGAAGAAGGCGTAATACCATATATGCCTGAAATACCTATTCATATGGATACaataatcaattataatcaaaGCGTGTTTAGGGTATCAGGTATCCATACTAGTCCTAGTGGCCTTGAAAGTACTTGCTTAGTTTTTGTACATGGTCTCG ACTTGTTCTACACTCGTGTGGCACCGTCTAAAACATTCGATGTTTTAAAAGAAGATTTTGATTATTAtctcattgtgatagtattggTAGCGCTTGTAATTTCTTCATATGTAACAAAGAAACTAGCATCCCAGAAAGCGCAAAAGCAAGCATGGAAATGA